TACGTCGTCTTGTTCAAGGTGCCGGCCGTGGTGCTGCCGACACCGCTTCAGGTGCTCATGGCATTGGTTCAGCGGTGGCAGTTGCTGACCGAAGAGCTCTGGATCACGGCGCTGGAATGCATCTACGGATTCCTGCTCGCGCTCGGCATCGGCATTCCGATCGCGGTCGTCATGACGTATTGGCGCGCCGCCAATCAGATGTTCTACCCGCTGCTGGTGGCGAGCCAGTCGATCCCGAAAATCGCCATCGCGCCGATCCTGCTGGTCTGGTTCGGCACCGGAATCCAATCCAAGCTCGCGATGGCGTTTGTGACCGCGTTCTTTCCAGTGGTGATCGACACCGCGACCGGCCTTCGCGCCACGTCGCCCGAGCTTCTCGAGCTGGCGCGGTCGTTGCAATGCTCGCGATTGCAGACCTTCCTCAAGATTCAGCTTCCGTCGGCGCTGCCGTTCATCTTTTCCGGCGCCAAGATCGCCGTCACGCTTGCCGTCATCGGCGCGGTGATCGGCGAGTTCGTCGGCTCCAACGAAGGGCTGGGCAATCTGCTGCTGGCCGCGA
The Rhodoplanes sp. Z2-YC6860 genome window above contains:
- a CDS encoding ABC transporter permease, which produces MSKRVLKIVYPLLGTAIIILAWHYYVVLFKVPAVVLPTPLQVLMALVQRWQLLTEELWITALECIYGFLLALGIGIPIAVVMTYWRAANQMFYPLLVASQSIPKIAIAPILLVWFGTGIQSKLAMAFVTAFFPVVIDTATGLRATSPELLELARSLQCSRLQTFLKIQLPSALPFIFSGAKIAVTLAVIGAVIGEFVGSNEGLGNLLLAANSQLDSPLVWASLVVLSLLGMVLYGAVVLAEKLLMPWDDDAHGH